The Clostridium sp. AWRP genome has a window encoding:
- a CDS encoding cyclodeaminase/cyclohydrolase family protein: protein MLQDLKLKDFIEELGSNSPAPGGGSIAALSASMAGALASMVFNLTIGKKEYLEYDDSIKKNIDTSLEEVTLCKKDFLNFMEKDTDAFLSVMKAYKMPKKTEEEIKVRKEAIKKGNENAQNIPFEVAKSAYKLYSYIEIAVNYGNKNAISDAGVAASLTETAIEGALLNVKINIQGIKDEVYKKKMMDECSKLLKKSTGKKKEIMEIIDEKLK, encoded by the coding sequence ATGCTGCAAGATTTAAAATTAAAAGATTTTATAGAAGAATTGGGTTCTAATTCACCAGCACCAGGTGGTGGAAGCATTGCTGCTCTTTCAGCAAGTATGGCTGGTGCTCTAGCAAGTATGGTGTTTAATTTGACTATAGGTAAGAAGGAATATTTAGAATATGATGATTCTATAAAAAAGAATATTGATACTTCCTTAGAGGAAGTAACCTTGTGTAAAAAAGATTTCTTGAATTTTATGGAAAAAGACACAGATGCTTTTTTATCTGTGATGAAGGCATACAAGATGCCTAAAAAAACAGAAGAAGAAATAAAGGTTAGAAAAGAAGCTATAAAAAAAGGTAATGAAAATGCACAAAATATACCTTTTGAAGTAGCTAAAAGTGCTTACAAACTGTATTCTTACATAGAAATAGCAGTAAATTATGGAAACAAAAATGCAATTTCAGATGCTGGTGTTGCAGCTTCATTGACAGAGACGGCAATAGAAGGAGCTTTACTTAATGTAAAGATAAACATTCAGGGTATCAAAGATGAAGTTTATAAGAAAAAAATGATGGATGAATGCAGCAAGCTGTTGAAAAAAAGCACTGGTAAAAAGAAAGAAATTATGGAAATTATAGATGAAAAATTAAAATAA
- the hutI gene encoding imidazolonepropionase, which yields MIIKNIDCLVTCAGSYPKTKEKLKDAQVIKNGYIITENDTIVDVGSGDGYKKYLNDYEVVIDGKGKTVTPGLVDSHTHVVYAGSREFELSLKLKNVKYIDILKAGGGILSTVNSVRNTSIKDIESETKSRLDLMLLHGTTTVESKSGYGLDFENEIKMLNVNKNLNEQHPISIVSTYLGAHAVPEEFKDNRDGYIDLIINKVIPYVKEQNLAEFIDCFCEKGVFSVEEARKILEAGKKAGFKAKIHADEVESISAAELAGEIKAVSAEHLVSASDEGIKSLADNKVVAVLLPTTSFYLMLNKFARARKMIEEGVIVALATDCNPGTSPTESLQSTMTFACFGLKMLPEEIINAMTINAATAISREKEIGSIEKGKKADISIFNAKNLDYLIYHFGVNAVDTVVKNGTVVVKNGQLVY from the coding sequence ATGATAATTAAAAATATAGACTGCCTGGTAACTTGTGCTGGCAGTTATCCAAAAACAAAGGAAAAATTGAAAGATGCACAAGTAATTAAAAATGGATATATAATTACAGAAAATGATACAATAGTAGATGTTGGCAGTGGAGATGGATACAAAAAGTATTTAAATGACTATGAAGTTGTAATAGATGGTAAGGGTAAAACAGTGACTCCAGGACTTGTAGACAGCCATACCCATGTAGTATATGCAGGATCCAGAGAATTTGAGCTATCTTTAAAACTTAAGAATGTAAAGTATATAGATATACTTAAAGCTGGAGGTGGAATATTAAGCACTGTAAACAGTGTTAGAAATACTTCCATTAAGGATATCGAAAGTGAAACTAAAAGTAGATTGGACTTAATGCTCTTACACGGAACAACTACTGTTGAAAGTAAGTCAGGTTATGGACTTGATTTTGAGAATGAAATAAAAATGCTAAATGTAAATAAAAACTTAAATGAACAGCATCCAATTAGCATAGTTTCTACTTATTTAGGTGCCCATGCAGTTCCAGAGGAATTTAAAGATAACAGGGATGGATACATAGACCTTATAATAAATAAGGTAATTCCCTATGTTAAAGAACAAAATCTAGCAGAATTTATTGATTGTTTTTGCGAAAAAGGTGTATTTTCGGTTGAGGAAGCAAGAAAAATTTTAGAAGCAGGAAAGAAAGCTGGATTTAAGGCTAAAATTCATGCAGATGAAGTAGAATCCATATCAGCAGCAGAACTTGCAGGTGAAATTAAGGCAGTGTCTGCAGAGCATTTAGTGTCAGCTTCTGATGAAGGAATAAAGTCACTGGCAGATAACAAAGTAGTTGCAGTACTTTTACCTACGACTTCTTTTTATTTGATGTTAAATAAATTTGCAAGAGCAAGAAAGATGATAGAAGAAGGAGTAATAGTTGCACTAGCTACAGACTGCAATCCAGGTACTTCTCCTACAGAGTCTCTTCAAAGCACAATGACTTTTGCATGCTTTGGACTTAAGATGCTGCCAGAAGAAATAATAAATGCAATGACAATAAATGCAGCAACTGCAATTTCAAGAGAGAAAGAAATAGGGAGTATAGAAAAAGGCAAAAAAGCCGATATATCTATATTTAATGCCAAAAACCTAGATTATTTAATCTATCATTTTGGTGTAAATGCAGTAGATACCGTAGTAAAGAATGGCACAGTTGTAGTGAAAAATGGACAATTAGTGTATTAG